A genomic stretch from Bradyrhizobium quebecense includes:
- a CDS encoding DMT family transporter: MLTIASLWIPFTIVAAFGQVARNAMQRHLTGPLGTWGATNIRFLFGLPFSVVFFALAMLLTGDRVPWPADSFWPWLLSGALSQIVGTGFMLLAMNDRSFVVTTAYMKTEAIQTAIFGFIFLGDHLTTPKVIVIVIATIGVVVTALRPGGSRSFADLRPTVLGLGAAAVFAISAVSFRGAIIAVPGVSFVTAASYTLMWSLFVQTLILSVYLLLRAPDVLRKILGLWRPSMFAGFMGAFSSQFWFLAFALTAAANVRTLALIEVLFAQGVAYFSLKQPFSLREVIGIVLIVIGVALLIAA, translated from the coding sequence ATGCTCACAATCGCCTCGCTCTGGATTCCCTTCACCATCGTCGCTGCGTTCGGGCAGGTGGCGCGCAATGCGATGCAGCGGCATCTGACCGGGCCGCTCGGGACCTGGGGTGCGACCAATATCCGCTTCCTGTTCGGCCTGCCGTTTTCGGTGGTGTTTTTCGCGCTGGCGATGCTGCTGACCGGCGATCGCGTGCCGTGGCCGGCGGACTCATTCTGGCCGTGGCTGTTGTCCGGCGCGCTCAGCCAGATCGTCGGCACCGGCTTCATGCTGCTGGCGATGAACGACCGCTCCTTCGTGGTGACCACGGCCTACATGAAGACCGAGGCGATCCAGACCGCGATCTTCGGCTTCATCTTCCTCGGCGACCATCTCACGACGCCTAAGGTGATCGTGATCGTGATCGCAACCATCGGCGTCGTCGTCACCGCGCTCAGGCCGGGCGGCTCAAGGAGCTTTGCCGATCTGCGCCCGACCGTGCTCGGCCTCGGCGCCGCTGCGGTGTTCGCGATCTCGGCGGTGAGTTTTCGCGGCGCGATCATTGCCGTGCCCGGCGTCTCGTTTGTGACGGCGGCCTCCTACACGCTGATGTGGAGCCTGTTCGTCCAGACGCTGATCCTGTCTGTCTATCTGTTGCTGCGCGCGCCCGACGTGCTGCGAAAGATCCTCGGCCTGTGGCGGCCCTCGATGTTCGCGGGCTTCATGGGCGCGTTCTCCTCGCAGTTCTGGTTCCTGGCGTTCGCGCTCACCGCCGCCGCCAATGTGCGGACGTTGGCGCTGATCGAGGTGCTGTTCGCGCAGGGCGTGGCGTATTTCTCGCTCAAGCAGCCGTTCTCGCTGCGTGAGGTGATCGGCATCGTCCTGATCGTGATCGGCGTCGCGCTGCTGATTGCCGCGTAA
- a CDS encoding (deoxy)nucleoside triphosphate pyrophosphohydrolase — protein sequence MADIKLTLVVACALVDADKRVLLAQRPEGKALAGLWEFPGGKIEPGERPEQTLIRELHEEIGITVSEPCLAPLTFASHAYETFHLLMPLYICRRWEGMAVAREGQNLAWVRASKLRDYPMPPADIPLLPHLIDLLL from the coding sequence ATGGCTGACATTAAGCTGACCCTCGTCGTGGCCTGCGCGCTGGTCGACGCCGACAAGCGCGTGCTGCTGGCGCAGCGTCCCGAAGGCAAGGCGTTGGCGGGGCTTTGGGAATTCCCCGGCGGCAAGATCGAGCCCGGCGAGCGGCCGGAACAGACCCTGATCCGCGAGCTGCATGAAGAGATCGGCATCACCGTGAGCGAGCCGTGCCTTGCGCCGCTGACCTTCGCCAGCCATGCCTACGAGACCTTCCATTTGCTGATGCCGCTCTACATCTGCCGGCGCTGGGAGGGCATGGCGGTGGCGCGCGAGGGCCAGAACCTGGCCTGGGTCCGCGCCAGCAAGCTGCGCGACTACCCGATGCCGCCGGCGGACATTCCGCTACTGCCGCATCTGATCGATCTGCTGCTGTGA
- a CDS encoding ComF family protein: protein MDAEASPTRSISGHIQRALGTVGGAWLRTARLALDIALPTLCVSCREPVDGAGVCAVCWAKLSFIAPPFCPRLGIPFVYDPGPELLSMEAIANPPAYQRARAAVRYDDVARTLVHALKYQDRTDLAPTMGRWMARAGKELLQGADMLVPVPLHWRRGWSRRYNQSGALAKVIARQSGVKMVSEALRRTRATKQQIGLSRKDRASNVQGAFGVADERKADIQGRRAILVDDVLTSGATVDACARALLRAKAAQVDVLVFARVVDTHRAPI, encoded by the coding sequence ATGGACGCCGAAGCATCACCGACACGCTCCATTTCAGGTCACATCCAGCGTGCGCTCGGCACAGTCGGGGGCGCGTGGTTGCGCACCGCGCGGCTGGCGCTCGACATCGCGCTGCCGACGCTGTGCGTGTCGTGCCGCGAGCCGGTCGATGGTGCCGGCGTCTGCGCGGTCTGCTGGGCCAAATTGTCGTTCATCGCGCCGCCGTTCTGCCCGCGGCTCGGGATTCCCTTTGTCTACGATCCCGGGCCGGAGCTGCTCTCGATGGAGGCGATCGCCAATCCGCCGGCCTACCAGCGCGCCCGCGCCGCGGTGCGCTATGACGACGTCGCGCGCACCTTGGTGCATGCATTGAAATATCAGGATCGCACCGATCTGGCGCCGACAATGGGCCGCTGGATGGCGCGGGCGGGGAAGGAATTGCTCCAAGGCGCCGACATGCTGGTGCCGGTTCCCCTGCATTGGCGGCGCGGCTGGAGCCGGCGCTACAACCAGTCCGGCGCGCTCGCCAAGGTGATCGCGCGCCAGAGCGGCGTCAAAATGGTGTCCGAGGCGCTGCGGCGCACCCGCGCCACCAAGCAGCAGATCGGGTTGTCGCGCAAGGACCGCGCCAGCAATGTGCAGGGCGCATTCGGGGTCGCCGATGAACGCAAGGCTGACATCCAGGGCCGCCGCGCGATCCTGGTCGACGACGTCCTGACCTCAGGCGCCACGGTGGATGCCTGCGCGCGGGCGCTGTTGCGCGCCAAAGCCGCGCAGGTCGACGTGCTGGTGTTTGCCCGGGTTGTCGATACCCACCGCGCTCCCATATAA
- a CDS encoding aspartate kinase has protein sequence MGRLVMKFGGTSVANIDRIRNVAQHVKREVDAGHEVAVVVSAMSGKTNELVAWCTEASPMHDAREYDAVVASGEQVTSGLLAIVLQGIGIQARSWQGWQIPIKTSEAHASARILDIDGSEIIGRFKERKEVAVIAGFQGINPQTGRITTLGRGGSDTSAVAIAAALRADRCDIYTDVDGVYTTDPRVVPKARRLDKIAFEDMLELASQGAKVLQVRSVELGMVHNMPIFVRSSFDKPEDIDPHANQPPGTLICSEEEIMEMHVVTGIAFSKDEAQISVRQIEDKPGVAAAIFGPLADANINVDMIVQNVSEDGKTTDLTFTVPATDYNRARDTITSAKAKIGYARLDTATDVAKVSVIGSGMRSHAGVAAKAFKALADRNINIRAITTSEIKFSVLIDAAYTELAVRTLHTLYGLDQA, from the coding sequence ATGGGCCGCCTCGTGATGAAATTCGGCGGTACGTCCGTCGCCAATATCGATCGTATCCGCAACGTCGCCCAGCACGTGAAGCGCGAGGTCGACGCCGGCCACGAGGTCGCCGTCGTTGTCTCCGCGATGTCCGGCAAGACCAACGAACTGGTGGCCTGGTGCACCGAGGCCTCGCCGATGCACGACGCGCGCGAATATGACGCGGTGGTCGCCTCCGGCGAACAGGTCACTTCGGGCCTGCTCGCGATCGTGCTGCAGGGCATCGGCATCCAGGCGCGCTCCTGGCAGGGCTGGCAGATCCCGATCAAGACCTCGGAGGCGCATGCTTCGGCGCGCATCCTCGATATCGACGGCAGCGAGATCATCGGCCGTTTCAAGGAGCGCAAGGAAGTCGCCGTGATCGCCGGCTTCCAGGGCATCAACCCGCAGACCGGCCGCATCACCACGCTCGGCCGCGGCGGTTCGGACACTTCGGCGGTGGCGATCGCGGCCGCTTTGCGCGCCGACCGCTGCGACATCTACACCGATGTCGACGGCGTCTACACCACCGATCCGCGCGTGGTGCCGAAGGCGCGCCGGCTCGACAAGATCGCATTCGAGGACATGCTGGAGCTGGCCTCGCAGGGCGCCAAGGTGCTGCAGGTTCGCTCGGTGGAACTCGGCATGGTGCACAACATGCCGATCTTCGTACGCTCCAGCTTCGACAAGCCAGAGGATATCGACCCGCACGCCAACCAGCCGCCGGGCACGCTGATCTGCAGCGAGGAGGAAATCATGGAAATGCACGTCGTCACCGGCATCGCCTTCTCCAAGGACGAAGCCCAGATTTCCGTGCGCCAGATCGAGGACAAGCCCGGCGTCGCCGCGGCGATCTTCGGGCCGCTTGCGGATGCCAACATCAACGTCGACATGATCGTGCAGAACGTGTCGGAGGACGGCAAGACCACCGACCTCACCTTCACCGTGCCGGCCACCGACTACAACCGCGCCAGGGACACCATTACCTCCGCCAAGGCCAAGATCGGCTACGCCAGGCTCGACACCGCGACCGATGTCGCCAAGGTCTCGGTGATCGGCAGCGGCATGCGCAGCCATGCCGGCGTCGCGGCGAAGGCGTTCAAGGCGCTGGCCGATCGCAACATCAACATCCGCGCCATCACCACCTCCGAGATCAAGTTCTCGGTCCTGATCGACGCCGCCTACACCGAACTCGCGGTCCGCACGCTGCACACGCTGTACGGGCTGGACCAGGCGTAG
- a CDS encoding EamA family transporter, whose protein sequence is MTPETFSSWQVWAFLSAIFAALTAIFAKVGVEGINSDLATLIRTVVVLITLSAILFATGQFTQAGPISGKSWLFLLLSGLGTGASWICYFRALKLGPATLVAPIDKLSVVLVALFGAVFLGERPSAYGWIGIALISAGAVLIAVKG, encoded by the coding sequence ATGACCCCCGAAACATTCTCTTCCTGGCAGGTCTGGGCGTTCCTTTCGGCTATTTTCGCCGCGCTGACCGCGATCTTCGCCAAGGTCGGCGTCGAGGGCATCAACTCCGATCTCGCCACGCTAATCCGCACCGTGGTCGTGCTGATCACGCTGTCGGCCATCCTGTTCGCGACCGGGCAATTCACCCAGGCCGGACCGATCTCGGGCAAGAGCTGGCTGTTCCTGCTGCTGTCCGGGCTCGGCACCGGCGCGTCGTGGATCTGCTATTTCCGCGCGCTCAAGCTCGGCCCCGCCACACTGGTCGCGCCGATCGACAAGCTCAGCGTGGTGCTGGTGGCGCTGTTCGGCGCCGTGTTCCTCGGCGAGCGCCCCTCGGCCTATGGCTGGATCGGGATCGCGCTGATCTCGGCCGGCGCGGTGCTGATCGCCGTGAAGGGGTAG
- the ptsP gene encoding phosphoenolpyruvate--protein phosphotransferase — translation MRSASGGPRVLLRRLRETMAEQVSAQERLDKIVVLIAANMVAEVCSCYVLRIDNTLELYATEGLNRDAVHRTVLSAHEGLVGLVASEATPLNLSDAQSHPAFAYRPETGEEIYHSFLGVPILRAGNTLGVLVVQNRAKRTYVEEEVEALQTTAMVLAEMIASGELAALAQPGAEPAARHSLHKTGAVLSDGIALGHVVLHEPRVVITNYIAEDLPKEIKRLDTALANLRADLDRMLERGDVAEGGEHRDVLEAYRMFANDQGWSHKLHEAVATGLTAEAAVERVQSDTRARMLRSTDPYLRDRLHDLEDLGHRLMRQLVGQDHAPTREQLPDNAILIARAMGPAALLDYDRKRLRGLVLEEGTANSHVSIVARALGIPAVGEVPNAPGIADPGDAIIVDGISGEIYVRPSAEIESAYAERVRFRARRQAQYSALRDKPCVTKDGQPIELLINAGLTIDLPHIEDTGSAGIGLFRTELQFMVSPSLPRSSDQLALYRTVLDAAGTKPVTFRTLDIGGDKALPYMETVVEENPALGWRAIRLGLDRPGLLRGQIRALLRAGGGRALKIMFPMISEIAEFDQAKAIVERELTYLRQHGHSLPERIDIGTMVEVPALLYQLDELLKKVDFVSVGSNDLFQFLFAVDRGNAKVSERFDILSAPILRALRDIVRKAKIAKKAASLCGEMASKPIGALALIALGYRSLSLSATAHGPVKALILDLDAKKAEAMINPLLDAPVGSVSIRGALTKFAETEGLAL, via the coding sequence ATGCGGAGCGCGTCGGGAGGCCCCCGCGTCCTGTTGAGGCGGCTCCGCGAAACCATGGCGGAGCAAGTCTCCGCCCAGGAACGCCTCGACAAGATCGTGGTGCTGATCGCGGCCAACATGGTGGCCGAGGTCTGCTCCTGCTACGTGCTGCGCATCGACAACACGCTCGAGCTCTACGCCACCGAGGGTCTGAACCGCGACGCCGTGCACCGCACCGTGCTGAGCGCGCATGAGGGCCTGGTCGGCCTCGTCGCCAGCGAGGCGACGCCGCTCAATCTCTCCGACGCGCAAAGCCATCCCGCCTTCGCCTACCGCCCGGAAACCGGCGAAGAGATCTACCACTCGTTCCTCGGCGTGCCGATCCTGCGCGCCGGCAACACGCTCGGCGTGCTTGTGGTGCAGAACCGCGCCAAGCGCACCTATGTCGAGGAAGAGGTCGAGGCGCTGCAGACCACCGCCATGGTGCTGGCGGAGATGATCGCCTCAGGCGAGCTTGCCGCGCTGGCCCAGCCCGGCGCCGAGCCCGCCGCGCGGCACTCGCTGCACAAGACCGGCGCGGTGCTCTCCGACGGCATCGCGCTCGGCCATGTCGTGCTGCACGAGCCGCGCGTCGTCATCACCAACTATATCGCCGAAGACCTGCCGAAGGAGATCAAGCGGCTCGACACTGCGCTCGCCAATCTGCGCGCCGATCTCGACCGCATGCTGGAGCGCGGCGACGTCGCCGAAGGCGGCGAGCATCGCGATGTGCTGGAAGCCTACCGCATGTTCGCCAACGACCAGGGCTGGTCGCACAAGCTGCATGAGGCGGTCGCCACCGGCCTCACCGCGGAAGCCGCCGTCGAACGCGTGCAGTCCGACACCCGCGCGCGCATGCTGCGCTCGACCGATCCCTATTTGCGCGACCGCCTGCACGATCTCGAGGATCTCGGCCATCGCCTGATGCGGCAACTGGTCGGCCAGGACCATGCGCCGACGCGCGAGCAGCTGCCCGACAACGCCATCCTGATCGCCCGCGCGATGGGCCCCGCAGCGCTGCTCGACTATGACCGCAAGCGGCTGCGCGGCCTGGTGCTGGAGGAAGGCACCGCGAATTCCCACGTCTCGATCGTGGCACGCGCGCTCGGCATTCCCGCGGTCGGCGAGGTGCCGAACGCGCCCGGCATTGCCGATCCGGGCGATGCCATTATCGTCGACGGCATTTCCGGCGAGATCTATGTCCGCCCCTCCGCCGAGATCGAATCCGCCTACGCCGAGCGCGTCCGGTTCCGGGCGCGGCGGCAGGCGCAATATTCGGCGCTGCGCGACAAGCCCTGCGTGACCAAGGACGGCCAGCCGATCGAGCTCCTGATCAATGCCGGCCTGACCATCGACCTGCCGCATATCGAGGACACCGGCAGCGCCGGCATCGGCCTGTTCCGCACCGAATTGCAGTTCATGGTGAGCCCGAGCCTGCCGCGTTCGAGCGACCAGCTCGCGTTGTACCGCACCGTGCTCGATGCCGCGGGCACCAAGCCCGTCACCTTCCGCACGCTCGACATCGGCGGCGACAAGGCGCTGCCCTACATGGAGACCGTGGTCGAGGAAAATCCCGCGCTCGGCTGGCGCGCGATCCGGCTCGGCCTCGACCGCCCCGGCCTGCTGCGCGGCCAGATCCGCGCACTGCTGCGCGCCGGCGGCGGACGTGCGCTGAAGATCATGTTCCCGATGATCTCCGAGATCGCCGAGTTCGACCAGGCCAAGGCGATCGTCGAGCGCGAGCTGACCTATCTGCGACAGCACGGCCATTCGCTGCCCGAACGGATCGATATCGGCACCATGGTCGAGGTGCCGGCCCTGCTCTACCAGCTCGACGAGCTGCTGAAGAAGGTCGACTTCGTCTCGGTCGGCTCCAACGACTTGTTCCAGTTCCTGTTCGCGGTCGACCGCGGCAATGCCAAGGTCTCGGAACGCTTCGACATCCTGTCGGCGCCGATCCTGCGCGCGCTGCGCGACATCGTGCGCAAGGCCAAGATCGCGAAGAAGGCCGCTTCGCTGTGCGGTGAGATGGCGTCGAAGCCGATCGGCGCGCTGGCGCTGATTGCGCTCGGCTATCGCTCGCTGTCGCTGTCGGCGACCGCGCACGGCCCGGTCAAGGCGTTGATCCTCGACCTCGACGCCAAGAAGGCCGAGGCGATGATCAATCCGCTGCTGGACGCGCCGGTCGGCAGCGTCTCGATCCGCGGGGCGCTGACGAAGTTTGCGGAAACCGAGGGGCTGGCCTTGTAG
- a CDS encoding PH domain-containing protein, producing the protein MGRYIDEILQPGEKVLYSTNAHWMFYLPAIAAWILVLALLILSRMTTVDGLVLACLTGAAVVAVAALYWTGAAWFHRWTTETDVTNFRVVHKTGFIKRRTFEMSLDKVESVDVNQSIMGRLLNYGDVTIRGVGEGIETIKTIASPLSFRNSITAR; encoded by the coding sequence ATGGGACGCTACATCGACGAAATCCTGCAGCCTGGCGAGAAGGTGCTGTATTCCACCAACGCGCACTGGATGTTCTATCTGCCGGCGATCGCGGCCTGGATCCTGGTCCTGGCGCTCTTGATCCTGTCACGGATGACGACGGTCGACGGCCTGGTGCTGGCCTGCCTTACGGGCGCCGCCGTGGTCGCGGTCGCGGCGCTGTACTGGACCGGCGCGGCCTGGTTCCATCGCTGGACTACCGAGACTGACGTGACCAATTTCCGCGTCGTGCACAAAACCGGCTTCATCAAGCGGCGCACCTTCGAGATGAGCCTCGACAAGGTCGAGAGCGTCGACGTCAACCAGAGCATCATGGGGCGCCTGCTCAATTATGGCGACGTCACCATCCGCGGCGTCGGCGAGGGCATCGAGACCATCAAGACCATCGCCTCGCCGCTGTCGTTTCGCAATTCGATCACCGCGCGATAG
- a CDS encoding carbon-nitrogen hydrolase family protein: protein MSTDNIFTAAMVQMRTGLLPEPSLEQGTQLIREAAAQGAKYVLTPEVSNMMQLNRKALFEHLASEEDDKSLQAYRALAAELKIHLHIGSLALRYSPEKAVNRSFLIGPEGNVLASYDKIHMFDIDLPGGESYRESANYQPGETAVISDLPWGRIGLTICYDVRFPALYRALAEAGASFLTVPSAFTRKTGEAHWHMLLRARAIETGCFVFAAAQAGLHENKRETFGHSLIIDPWGEILAEGGVEPGVFLAEIDPAKVETARKTIPSLQHGRRFGIADPKAGPEHLHLVRGSA from the coding sequence ATGAGCACGGACAACATTTTCACCGCCGCCATGGTGCAGATGCGCACCGGATTGCTGCCGGAGCCCAGCCTCGAGCAGGGCACGCAGCTGATCCGCGAAGCTGCGGCGCAGGGCGCCAAATACGTGCTGACCCCCGAAGTCAGCAACATGATGCAGCTGAACCGCAAGGCGCTGTTCGAGCACCTGGCCAGCGAAGAGGACGACAAGTCGCTGCAGGCCTATCGCGCACTGGCCGCCGAACTGAAGATCCATCTGCATATCGGCTCGCTGGCGCTGCGCTACTCGCCGGAGAAGGCGGTCAACCGCTCGTTCCTGATCGGGCCCGAGGGCAATGTGCTCGCGAGCTACGACAAGATCCATATGTTTGACATCGATCTGCCGGGCGGCGAGAGCTATCGCGAATCGGCCAACTACCAGCCCGGCGAGACCGCCGTGATCTCCGACCTGCCCTGGGGCCGGATCGGGCTGACGATCTGCTACGACGTGCGCTTCCCGGCGCTGTATCGTGCGCTTGCCGAGGCCGGCGCGTCCTTCCTCACCGTCCCCTCCGCCTTCACCCGCAAGACCGGCGAAGCGCATTGGCACATGCTGCTGCGCGCCCGCGCCATCGAGACCGGCTGTTTCGTGTTCGCAGCGGCGCAGGCCGGCCTGCATGAGAACAAGCGCGAGACCTTCGGGCATTCGCTGATCATCGACCCCTGGGGCGAGATCCTCGCCGAGGGCGGCGTCGAGCCCGGCGTGTTCCTGGCCGAGATCGATCCCGCCAAGGTCGAGACCGCGCGCAAGACCATCCCTTCACTTCAGCACGGCAGGCGTTTCGGCATCGCCGACCCCAAGGCCGGCCCGGAGCATCTGCACCTCGTCCGGGGTTCGGCATGA
- the grxC gene encoding glutaredoxin 3, translating to MTAAIEIYTRPGCGYCTAAKSLLTRKNAAFTELSVASNPAYRDEMYDRAGAGSTFPQIFIDKTHVGGCDELYALDREGKLDGLISNGGGA from the coding sequence ATGACCGCTGCCATCGAAATCTATACCCGCCCGGGCTGCGGTTATTGCACCGCGGCCAAATCGCTTTTGACGCGCAAGAACGCCGCGTTCACCGAATTGAGCGTTGCGAGCAACCCGGCCTATCGCGACGAGATGTACGACCGCGCCGGCGCCGGGTCGACGTTCCCGCAGATCTTCATCGACAAGACCCATGTCGGCGGCTGCGACGAGCTCTACGCGCTCGACCGCGAGGGCAAGCTCGACGGCCTGATCAGCAACGGAGGCGGCGCCTGA
- a CDS encoding methyltransferase domain-containing protein, with protein sequence MAPTPATAPILFDRALLGARLARARREGAATFLLERVTEDMADRLLAVSRSFSSAADVWTPGDGITEALRGRVAAVDAIGFSEAEALGLLPESLDLVVSALAFQFVNDLPGVLAQLRRALKGDGLLLAAMLGGDTLTELRQSFAAAEAECEGGVSPRVAPFADLRDIGALLQRAGFALPVTDVDRVVVRYASAFALMADLRRMGATNVLRERRHTPTRRATMLRMAQIYAERFADPDGRIRATFDIVWLSGWAPHESQPKPLKPGSAKASLEAAVKASSSPEGGGSTRMK encoded by the coding sequence ATGGCACCGACCCCGGCCACGGCCCCCATCCTGTTCGATCGCGCACTGCTTGGCGCGCGGCTGGCGCGCGCGCGGCGCGAGGGGGCGGCGACGTTCCTGCTCGAGCGGGTCACAGAGGACATGGCCGACCGCTTGCTGGCGGTGTCGCGCAGCTTTTCTTCCGCGGCCGACGTCTGGACGCCGGGTGATGGGATCACGGAGGCCCTGCGCGGACGTGTCGCGGCGGTCGATGCGATCGGTTTTAGCGAGGCGGAAGCGCTCGGGCTGCTGCCGGAATCGCTCGATCTCGTGGTCTCCGCGCTCGCCTTCCAGTTCGTCAACGATCTGCCGGGCGTGCTGGCGCAACTTCGCCGGGCGCTGAAGGGCGATGGGCTGCTGCTCGCGGCGATGCTCGGCGGCGACACGCTGACCGAGCTCAGGCAAAGCTTTGCCGCGGCGGAGGCGGAGTGCGAGGGCGGGGTGTCGCCGCGCGTCGCGCCATTCGCCGATCTGCGCGACATCGGCGCGCTGTTGCAGCGGGCCGGCTTCGCGCTGCCGGTGACCGATGTCGACCGCGTCGTGGTGCGCTACGCCAGCGCGTTCGCATTGATGGCCGATCTCAGGCGGATGGGCGCGACCAATGTGCTGCGCGAGCGCCGTCACACCCCCACCCGCCGCGCCACCATGCTGCGCATGGCGCAGATCTATGCCGAACGTTTCGCCGACCCCGACGGCCGCATCCGCGCCACCTTCGACATCGTCTGGCTCTCCGGCTGGGCCCCGCACGAAAGCCAGCCGAAGCCGCTCAAGCCGGGCTCGGCGAAGGCGAGTCTGGAAGCGGCGGTGAAGGCTTCATCCTCCCCTGAAGGGGGAGGATCGACGCGAATGAAATGA
- the ubiG gene encoding bifunctional 2-polyprenyl-6-hydroxyphenol methylase/3-demethylubiquinol 3-O-methyltransferase UbiG, whose amino-acid sequence MTTTLSNSTAASVDPAEIAKFSKLSDEWWDPRGKMAPLHKINPLRLTYIRDAACRKFERNAKSLSCLSGLRLLDIGCGAGLLCEPFTRLGAQVIGIDPSATNIAAAKLHADKGHLSIDYRCTTVEEMDARERFDIVLAMEVVEHVVDVGAFIKRCAVMLKPGGLMVVSTLNRNWKSFALAIVGAEYVLRWLPRGTHDWSKFVTPAELERYLGDVNLTVTEQAGVVYNPLADKWTVSTDMDVNYMVVAEEV is encoded by the coding sequence ATGACCACAACGCTTTCCAATTCCACCGCCGCCTCGGTCGATCCGGCCGAAATCGCGAAGTTCTCGAAACTGTCGGATGAATGGTGGGATCCGCGCGGCAAGATGGCGCCGCTGCACAAGATCAATCCGCTGCGCCTGACCTATATCCGCGACGCCGCCTGCCGCAAGTTCGAGCGCAACGCCAAGAGCCTGAGCTGCCTGTCCGGCCTGCGCCTGCTCGACATCGGCTGCGGCGCCGGCCTGCTGTGCGAGCCGTTCACCCGGCTCGGCGCCCAGGTGATCGGGATCGATCCGTCCGCCACCAACATCGCGGCCGCGAAGCTGCATGCCGACAAGGGCCATCTGTCGATCGACTACCGCTGCACCACGGTGGAGGAGATGGACGCACGCGAGCGCTTCGACATCGTGCTGGCGATGGAGGTGGTCGAGCACGTCGTCGATGTCGGCGCCTTCATCAAGCGCTGCGCCGTCATGCTCAAGCCCGGCGGGCTGATGGTGGTCTCGACCTTGAACCGCAACTGGAAGAGCTTTGCGCTGGCGATCGTCGGCGCCGAATACGTGCTGCGCTGGCTGCCGCGCGGCACCCATGACTGGAGCAAGTTCGTCACCCCCGCCGAGCTCGAGCGCTATCTCGGCGACGTCAATCTCACCGTCACCGAGCAGGCCGGCGTGGTCTACAACCCGCTCGCCGACAAATGGACCGTCTCGACCGACATGGACGTGAACTACATGGTGGTGGCGGAGGAGGTGTGA
- a CDS encoding DUF1178 family protein, translating into MIRYTLRCERGHQFESWFQSSSAYESQERRHLIDCPSCGSDKIERAIMAPQIVSKKGREPAQPAPAAPVEAPVSESTSLMMAQERELRSKLKELRDHIVKNADNVGERFPNEARKMHYGDIEHRPIYGEASPEEARALIDEGVEVSPLPTLPEDRN; encoded by the coding sequence ATGATCCGCTACACGCTGCGCTGCGAGCGCGGCCATCAGTTCGAGAGCTGGTTCCAGAGCTCATCGGCCTATGAATCGCAGGAGCGGCGTCACCTGATCGATTGCCCGTCCTGCGGCTCTGATAAGATCGAGCGCGCGATCATGGCGCCGCAAATCGTCAGCAAGAAGGGCCGCGAACCGGCGCAGCCGGCGCCAGCCGCTCCCGTCGAGGCACCTGTCAGTGAATCGACGTCACTGATGATGGCCCAGGAGCGCGAGCTGCGCAGCAAGCTGAAGGAACTGCGCGACCATATCGTGAAGAACGCCGACAATGTCGGCGAGCGCTTCCCGAACGAGGCACGCAAGATGCATTACGGCGATATCGAGCACCGGCCGATCTATGGCGAGGCCTCGCCCGAAGAGGCGCGCGCGCTGATCGACGAAGGCGTCGAGGTCTCGCCGCTGCCGACGCTGCCGGAAGACCGGAATTGA